Proteins encoded by one window of Sardina pilchardus chromosome 7, fSarPil1.1, whole genome shotgun sequence:
- the nr1d4a gene encoding nuclear receptor subfamily 1, group D, member 4a produces the protein MDNSPGSVILYAGSSGSSSPSPGSPSSGYQTQSPSSHSQPSSPDEVTFTEIGALKQRGLNGAAPLSPKLVFQFPETYNNSPAQNTYSHPIAGKRPCTFTGTFTKTGGMVLLCKVCGDIASGFHYGVHACEGCKGFFRRSIQQNINYKMCVKNEKCLIMRMNRNRCQHCRFKKCLGVGMSRDAVRFGRIPKREKQRLLDEMQSYMNSLNESASMDMEPSVVREAPPSPVESKEAIGAISRAYQDIFVSTQDRLNKRVELGSTNSAPAYFQNNPAPQDANHHQGHANSAPVFHSTASVGYAPAARCPVAPSDKNCPFSSSMDNSCYSYPTPSNQNRCPSNVEPIKQAGATNPHHYNHSSAPSQGQGNTCPWKLATGSKVLACPLNACPVSAPGSSSQEVWESFSQCFTPAVREVVEFAKGIPGFKDLCQHDQVMLLKSGTFQVLMVRFCSLFNPKDRSVTFLNGKTYPLTTVRALGMGSLLDAMFDFSEKLGALGLEADEMALFMAVVLVSADRSGIQDISSLEQLQEGLIRALRTLVTRRRPDDSAVFPKLLLRLPDLRTLNNLHSDKLLAFRIDP, from the exons ATGGATAACAGTCCTG GGAGTGTGATTCTTTATGCCGGCTCCTCTggcagctccagccccagcccggGCAGTCCCTCCAGTGGGTACCAGACCCAGTCTCCCTCGTCCCACTCCCAGCCCTCATCCCCAGACGAGGTCACCTTCACCGAGATTGGGGCCTTGAAGCAGCGGGGGCTGAATGGGGCCGCCCCGCTCTCTCCCAAGCTGGTCTTCCAGTTCCCAGAGACCTACAACAACTCTCCTGCTCAGAACACCTACTCCCACCCAATTGCTGGCAAGAGGCCATGCACCTTCACTGGGACTTTCACAA AGACCGGAGGAATGGTGCTGCTCTGTAAAGTGTGTGGTGACATCGCCTCAGGGTTCCACTACGGCGTGCACGCTTGCGAGGGCTGCAAG ggtTTCTTCCGTCGCAGCATCCAGCAGAACATCAACTACAAGATGTGTGTGAAGAACGAGAAGTGCCTGATCATGCGCATGAACCGTAACCGGTGTCAGCACTGCCGCTTCAAGAAATGCCTTGGCGTGGGCATGTCTCGAGATG CGGTGCGTTTCGGACGAAtcccaaagagagagaaacagaggctgCTGGACGAGATGCAGAGCTACATGAACAGCCTGAACGAGTCCGCCTCCATGGACATGGAGCCCTCCGTGGTGCGAGAGGCGCCACCCAGCCCCGTGGAGAGCAAAGAGGCCATCGGGGCCATCTCCCGTGCCTACCAGGACATCTTTGTGAGCACTCAGGACCGGTTGAACAAGCGCGTGGAGCTGGGGAGCACCAACAGCGCCCCGGCCTACTTCCAGAACAACCCAGCACCTCAGGACGCCAACCACCATCAGGGCCATGCCAACTCGGCTCCCGTATTCCATTCCACCGCGTCAGTAGGGTACGCGCCAGCTGCCCGCTGTCCAGTAGCTCCGAGCGATAAAAActgccccttctcctcctccatggaCAACAGTTGCTATAGCTACCCAACTCCATCCAATCAGAATCGCTGCCCGTCCAATGTCGAGCCAATCAAGCAAGCCGGTGCAACCAATCCTCACCACTATAACCACTCCTCGGCACCGTCCCAAGGCCAGGGGAACACGTGTCCCTGGAAGTTAGCCACAGGCTCTAAAGTGTTG GCCTGTCCCCTGAACGCCTGCCCCGTGTCTGCTCCAGGCTCTTCTAGTCAAGAGGTCTGGGAGTCCTTCTCACAGTGCTTCACTCCGGCTGTGCGGGAGGTGGTGGAATTCGCCAAGGGGATCCCCGGCTTCAAGGACCTCTGTCAGCACGACCAGGTCATGCTGCTCAAGTCAGGCACCTTCCAG GTGCTCATGGTGAGGTTCTGCTCCCTGTTCAACCCAAAGGACAGGTCAGTGACCTTCCTGAATGGGAAGACGTACCCTCTGACCACCGTGCGGGCACTCGGCATGGGCTCCCTTCTCGACGCCATGTTCGACTTCAGCGAGAAGCTCGGCGCTCTGGGTCTGGAGGCTGACGAGATGGCTCTCTTCATGGCTGTGGTGCTGGTCTCAGCAG ACCGCTCCGGCATCCAGGATATCAGCTCTCTGGAGCAGCTTCAGGAGGGTCTCATTCGCGCGCTGCGGACCCTCGTGACCCGCCGTCGCCCCGACGACAGCGCCGTCTTCCCCAAGCTGCTGCTGCGCCTGCCCGACCTGCGCACCCTCAACAACCTGCACTCCGACAAGCTGCTGGCCTTCCGCATAGACCCATGA